In Pyrus communis chromosome 8, drPyrComm1.1, whole genome shotgun sequence, one genomic interval encodes:
- the LOC137742831 gene encoding RNA exonuclease 4-like, protein MEYKVESTETLRHKCAACYQQFNRIEHLVEHMRTSYHSAHEPMCGICKQHYRYFESLREHLIRPLPKQECRNIFSTRGCKICLAILESPYALRVHQDRCQLSGGNAGLLGRFANLGIRDNTESGSTRGTQVVALACKMVGGGSDGSLDLCANVCLTDEYDNIIFQSYVKPLIPVTNYRYETTGIRPEYLRDAIPLRQVQKKIQDFLCNGEPMWKIRLRSGRARILVGHGLYHDLDSLQVEYPKYVYRDTAKYPPLMKSSKLSNSLKYLTQAYLGYDIQTGIQDPYEDCVATMKIYKRMRSQVHKVDAYRLASDTQNRNNFTACRQNELEKMSPDQMMEISRSDYYCWCLDSYSG, encoded by the exons ATGGAGTATAAAGTCGAATCAACAGAAACTCTGAG GCACAAGTGTGCAGCATGCTATCAACAATTCAATAGAATCGAGCACTTAGTGGAGCACATGAGAACCTCATACCACTCAGCTCATGAACCCATGTGTGGAATTTGTAAGCAGCATTACAGATATTTTGAATCTCTCAGGGAGCATCTTATAC GGCCATTGCCAAAACAAGAATGCAGAAATATATTCAGCACCAGAGGATGCAAAATTTGCTTAGCCATCCTCGAAAGCCCGTATGCTCTTAGGGTTCACCAGGACAGATGCCAACTCTCCGGTGGCAATGCT GGATTACTTGGTCGCTTTGCTAATCTGGGCATTCGTGACAATACTGAAAGTGGTAGCACAAGAGGCACTCAAGTTGTTGCACTTGCTTGCAAAATGGTTGGTGGAGGCAGCGATGGCTCCCTGGATCTCTGCGCAAATGTCTGCCTCACTGATGAATATGACAACATCATCTTTCAGTCTTATGTCAAGCCACTGATTCCAGTCACAAACTATAG GTATGAAACTACTGGTATTCGCCCTGAATACTTGAGGGATGCAATCCCTTTGAGGCAAGTGCAAAAGAAGATCCAAGACTTCCTCTGCAATGGGGAACCAATGTGGAAGATTCGACTCCGAAGTGGAAGAGCTAGGATTCTTGTGGGCCACGGTTTGTATCATGACCTTGACTCTCTGCAGGTTGAATATCCAAAGTA TGTGTATAGGGATACTGCAAAATATCCTCCATTGATGAAATCAAGCAAGCTCAGCAACTCCCTCAAGTATCTCACACAAGCATATCTTGG GTATGACATTCAAACAGGCATTCAAGATCCTTATGAGGATTGTGTTGCAACAATGAAGATCTACAAGAGAATGAGATCCCAAGTTCACAAAGTAGACGCATACCGGCTCGCTTCTGACACTCAAAACAGGAATAACTTCACGGCGTGCCGCCAAAATGAGCTTGAGAAGATGAGCCCAGATCAAATGATGGAAATCTCAAGGTCTGATTACTACTGCTGGTGCCTGGACTCTTATAGTGGCTGA